One Rosa chinensis cultivar Old Blush chromosome 5, RchiOBHm-V2, whole genome shotgun sequence genomic region harbors:
- the LOC112201934 gene encoding protein FAR1-RELATED SEQUENCE 5-like codes for MEGFAQFKDIPSHTSGGTSNEGNQHTPTQPIPGNSPINLDMDIDELIAVYCIRNWLQMDNALGATNVNVENFDLELDWKPRKGMEFDSEQAAYDFYNRYGGKEGFSIRRESHAKNKKTGEITSRVFVCCKEGIRSKDKRDYMIRKSRAETRTGCHAELCIKLNRKNNKFFITHFVEEHNHPLVVKECSHMLPSQWKVQDCQGTDIDLAHDSGIGVTSLYELMGKQAGGRDAVGYTKQDVKNYLRSKRQRSLEYGEAGYIMKYFSDQTLENPSFYHAMQLDSEEQITNLFWADAKMIIDYGQFGDVVSFDTTYKINKSNRPLAVFVGFNHHRETIIFGVALMYDETADSFIWLFETFFRAMSGKAPKTIFTDQDAAMAKALRHVMPDAYHRLCKWHMMQNAIKHGSSFWTEDGGITSILSRFMENIEEEDEFISAWDAMLDKYGARDNTWLSSIYDLRQKWGFPYVKRAWSAGIRSTQLSESFNSALKKYLDSDHNLSEFFTHYERMVANKRYKELQAEYDMCFRLPILKMHVKMLYEAREVYTKQIFEEFQDQFESSLEASITDCVDVDGGKIYTVIRDGYTRERQVKRDSDDILSCSCRLFEMKGVVYM; via the exons ATGGAGGgctttgcacaatttaaagacattCCTAGTCATACATCTggaggaacatcaaatgaaggaaatcaaCATACGCCTACACAGCCAATTCCTGGAAATTctcccatcaacttggacatggataTAGATGAGTTAATTGCAG TTTACTGTATAAGGAATTGGTTGCAGATGGATAATGCATTGGGTGCAACAAATGTTAatgtagagaattttgatttggAATTGGATTGGAAACCAAGAAAAGGAATGGAGTTTGATTCTGAACAAGCAGCTTATGACTTCTACAATAGATATGGAGGAAAAGAGGGGTTTAGTATTAGAAGGGAGAGTCATGCTAAGAATAAGAAAACTGGTGAAATCACTTCAAGAGTATTTGTTTGTTGTAAGGAAGGTATTCGATCCAAAGATAAGAGGGATTACATGATTAGAAAATCCAGAGCAGAGACACGAACAGGTTGCCATGCTGAACTTTGTATTAAATTGAATAGGAAGAACAATAAGTTCTTTATTACCCATTTTGTTGAAGAGCACAATCATCCTCTTGTGGTGAAAGAATGTTCCCACATGCTTCCTTCGCAATGGAAAGTACAAGACTGTCAAGGCACTGATATAGACTTAGCACACGATTCTGGAATTGGTGTCACGTCTCTATATGAGTTGATGGGTAAGCAAGCAGGTGGAAGAGATGCTGTTGGGTATACAAAACAAGATGTGAAAAATTACCTTAGATCAAAGAGACAAAGAAGCTTGGAGTATGGAGAAGCTGGATATATTATGAAATATTTTTCAGACCAAACATTGGAAAACCCTTCATTCTACCATGCTATGCAATTAGACAGTGAGGAGCAAATAACAAACTTATTTTGGGCAGATGCTAAAATGATCATTGATTATGGCCAATTTGGGGATGTTGTTAGTTTTGATACGACATACAAGATTAACAAATCTAATCGACCTCTTGCTGTGTTCGTTGGATTCAATCACCACCGTGAGACTATTATATTTGGGGTGGCTTTAATGTATGATGAAACAGCAGATTCATTTATATGGTTGTTTGAGACTTTTTTTAGGGCAATGTCTGGAAAGGCTCCAAAGACAATATTTACAGATCAAGATGCTGCAATGGCAAAGGCTCTTCGACATGTTATGCCAGATGCATATCATAGGCTTTGCAAATGGCATATGATGCAAAATGCCATAAAGCATGGGAGTAGTTTTTGGACAGAGGATGGTGGAATCACAAGTATTTTGTCAAGGTTCATGGAAAATATTGAGGAGGAAGATGAGTTTATATCTGCTTGGGATGCTATGCTTGATAAATATGGTGCGCGTGACAATACTTGGTTGAGTAGCATATATGATTTAAGACAAAAGTGGGGCTTTCCGTATGTTAAGCGAGCATGGTCAGCTGGAATAAGAAGCACTCAATTGAGTGAGAGTTTTAACTCTGCCTTGAAAAAATATTTAGACTCTGACCACAATCTGTCAGAGTTTTTTACACACTATGAGAGGATGGTTGCTAATAAAAGGTACAAGGAGTTACAAGCAGAATATGATATGTGCTTCAGGTTGCCTATTCTGAAAATGCATGTCAAAATGCTATATGAAGCAAGAGAAGTTTACACTAAACAAATATTTGAAGAGTTTCAAGATCAATTTGAATCGTCTCTTGAAGCTTCTATAACAGATTGTGTTGATGTTGATGGTGGAAAGATATATACTGTGATTAGAGATGGCTACACTAGAGAACGGCAAGTGAAGAGAGATAGTGATGATATACTCTCTTGTAGTTGCAGATTATTTGAGATGAAAGGGGTTGTATATATGTAG
- the LOC112164826 gene encoding cysteine-rich receptor-like protein kinase 10 codes for MAEVILLFLSVVTLVSFPTTKADYLYHSCPNTTVFTPNSTFQSNLNHLFSTLSSNATRDTGFYNATSGLTPNETVYGLFLCRGDVTTAACRSCVTTATSEVVQRCPVEKEVVIWYDDCLLRYSNKSFFSVATESPGVFMWNTGNISSEPNRFNQVLAASMKEVATVASNDGDKFATREANFTELISLYSLGQCTQDLSSFDCNRCLLGAISQLPGCCGGKQGGRVLYPSCNVRYEVYPFYNSTSAPPPAPGARPLSPPSTVTKGKSKISWKKIVAIAVSIAASLVLFVIGYCLITKRAKKKYNAVPETSENDISSVESLQFDFGTIEAATNNFSDDNKLGEGGFGQVYKGLLSDGQEIAVKRLSRNSGQGAQEFKNEMVLVAKLQHRNLVRLLGFCLEGEEKMLVYEYVPNKSLDYILFDPEKQGQLDWSRRYKIIAGIARGIMYLHEDSRLRIIHRDLKASNILLDGEMHPKISDFGMARIFGVDQTQANTNRIVGTYGYMSPEYAMHGQFSIKSDIYSFGVLVLEIISGKKNSYFFQTNADEDLVSHAWKLWRDGTPLEFLDPCLRDSYSRNEVIRCIHIGLLCVQEDPADRPTMQSLVLMLNSYSVSLPLPQEPAFVHRTRSEFMPKIPLESDQSISKSSPSVYEGSFTEVYPR; via the exons ATGGCAGAAGtgatccttctcttcctttcAGTGGTCACCCTGGTAAGCTTTCCGACGACAAAAGCCGACTACCTCTACCATAGCTGCCCCAACACTACCGTCTTCACCCCAAACTCCACCTTCCAGTCCAACCTCAACCACCTCTTCTCTACCCTCTCCTCCAACGCCACACGCGACACCGGCTTCTACAACGCCACCTCCGGCCTTACCCCTAATGAAACCGTCTACGGCCTCTTCCTCTGCCGCGGTGACGTCACCACAGCCGCTTGCCGGTCCTGCGTGACCACCGCAACCTCCGAGGTCGTGCAGCGCTGCCCGGTCGAGAAAGAGGTTGTGATATGGTACGACGACTGCTTGCTCCGCTACTCCAACAAGTCCTTCTTCTCCGTCGCCACTGAGTCGCCGGGGGTGTTCATGTGGAACACGGGTAACATAAGCAGCGAACCGAACCGGTTTAACCAGGTTTTGGCGGCGAGCATGAAGGAGGTGGCCACGGTGGCTTCGAACGACGGCGATAAGTTCGCGACGAGAGAGGCGAACTTCACGGAGTTGATTAGCTTGTACAGCTTAGGGCAGTGCACGCAGGACTTGTCTAGTTTTGATTGCAATCGGTGTCTTCTGGGAGCCATATCGCAGTTGCCGGGTTGCTGCGGCGGGAAGCAAGGGGGACGAGTTCTGTATCCGAGTTGTAATGTTAGGTATGAAGTTTATCCCTTTTATAACTCGACGTCAGCACCGCCGCCGGCGCCAGGGGCTCGACCTCTTTCTCCGCCGAGCACAGTGACGAAAG GTAAGAGCAAAATCTCCTGGAAAAAGATTGTGGCCATTGCCGTTTCAATTGCTGCCTCTTTGGTGCTTTTTGTGATCGGCTACTGCCTCATCACTAAGAGGGCAAAAAAGAAGTACAATGCAGTACCAGAAACAA GTGAGAATGACATTTCTAGTGTAGAGTCTTTGCAATTTGATTTTGGTACCATTGAAGCTGCTACAAACAATTTCTCTGATGATAACAAGTTAGGCGAAGGTGGATTTGGTCAAGTCTACAAG GGTTTGCTTTCTGATGGTCAAGAAATAGCTGTCAAGAGGCTATCAAGGAACTCTGGCCAAGGTGCACAAGAATTTAAGAATGAGATGGTACTGGTAGCCAAGCTTCAACACCGAAATCTGGTCAGGCTATTGGGATTTTGCTTGGAAGGGGAAGAAAAGATGCTTGTTTATGAATACGTCCCCAACAAAAGCCTCGACTATATTCTATTTG ACCCTGAGAAACAAGGACAACTGGATTGGTCGAGACGTTACAAAATTATTGCGGGGATTGCCCGAGGAATTATGTATCTACATGAAGACTCCCGGCTAAGAATTATACATCGTGATCTTAAAGCCAGCAATATATTGTTAGATGGGGAAATGCATCCAAAAATATCTGATTTTGGCATGGCGAGGATATTCGGCGTTGATCAAACTCAAGCAAACACAAATAGAATTGTTGGAACATA TGGCTACATGTCTCCAGAATATGCAATGCATGGACAATTTTCTATCAAGTCCGATATCTATAGTTTTGGTGTCTTAGTTCTAGAAATTATCAGTGGCAAGAAGAATAGTTACTTCTTCCAAACGAATGCAGATGAGGACCTTGTGAGCCAT GCTTGGAAACTATGGAGAGATGGAACTCCTTTGGAATTTTTGGATCCGTGTCTGAGAGATTCTTATTCTAGAAATGAAGTTATCAGATGTATCCACATTGGCTTACTTTGTGTTCAGGAGGATCCGGCTGACAGACCTACAATGCAATCACTAGTTCTTATGCTCAACAGCTACTCTGTTAGTCTACCATTACCTCAAGAGCCAGCATTTGTCCATAGGACTAGATCGGAGTTCATGCCAAAGATACCGCTGGAGTCTGATCAGTCTATCAGCAAGTCAAGTCCGTCGGTTTATGAAGGATCTTTCACTGAAGTATATCCTCGATAA
- the LOC112164832 gene encoding cysteine-rich receptor-like protein kinase 25: protein MAEVILLFLSVVTLLSFPTTKADYVYHICPNTTVFTPNSTFQSNLNDLLSSLSSNATRDTGFYNATSSRTPNDTAYGLFLCRGDVTTAACKSCVTTATSEVVQRCPVEKEVVIWYDDCMLRYSNNSFFSVATESPGVFMWNTQNVSSETNRFNQVLAASMTEVATEASNDSDKFATREANFNGSIKLYSLGQCTQDLSSVECNRCLKGAIENLPTCCGGKQGGRVLYPSCNVRYEVFPFYQNSTSAPAPAPGAWPLSPPSSVSKGNNTSNITTKVSPSSFFQLLLLVLCLSSALALF from the exons ATGGCAGAAGtgatccttctcttcctttcAGTGGTCACCCTGCTAAGCTTTCCGACTACAAAAGCCGACTACGTCTACCATATCTGCCCCAACACCACCGTCTTCACCCCAAACTCCACCTTCCAGTCCAACCTCAACGACCTCCTCTCCAGTCTCTCCTCCAACGCCACACGAGACACCGGCTTCTACAACGCCACCTCCAGCCGTACCCCTAACGACACCGCCTACGGCCTCTTCCTCTGCCGCGGTGACGTCACCACAGCCGCTTGCAAGTCCTGCGTGACCACCGCAACCTCCGAGGTCGTGCAGCGCTGCCCGGTCGAGAAAGAGGTTGTGATATGGTACGATGACTGCATGCTACGCTACTCCAACAACTCCTTCTTCTCCGTCGCCACTGAGTCGCCGGGGGTGTTCATGTGGAACACCCAAAACGTCAGCAGCGAAACGAACAGGTTCAACCAGGTTTTGGCGGCGAGCATGACGGAGGTGGCCACGGAGGCTTCGAACGACAGCGATAAGTTCGCGACGAGAGAGGCGAACTTCAATGGGTCGATTAAATTGTACAGCTTGGGGCAGTGCACGCAGGACTTGTCTAGTGTTGAATGCAATCGGTGTCTTAAGGGAGCCATAGAGAATTTGCCGACTTGCTGCGGCGGGAAGCAAGGGGGACGAGTTCTGTATCCGAGTTGTAATGTTAGGTATGAAGTTTTTCCCTTTTATCAGAACTCGACGTCAGCACCGGCGCCGGCGCCAGGGGCTTGGCCTCTTTCTCCGCCGAGCTCAGTGAGTAAAG gaaaTAATACAAGTAACATAACGACAAAAGTATCACCATCATCGTTCTTCCAGTTGCTATTGTTAGTATTATGCTTATCATCAGCATTGGCCTTGTTTTAG